Below is a window of Fervidobacterium pennivorans DSM 9078 DNA.
CGAAGAAGACAGGAAAAATGAACTTCTTTGGTCATGTCTTTTGCCTTCTGTTTTTATTGCTACTATTCTCTCGCTGTTTGTCTTAGTTCTGTCGGACAGAATCAGCGTAGTGTTGTATGGTCAGAGATATGATTTTATAAACCTCATACTCGTTGTAAATATATACCTGTCGTTGTTCCAAAGGTACAACCAATTGATAGTAAGGATGTTAAAGAAAGGGATGCTCTATTCTTTGATAGACATAGTTGCCGCCATTTCAACAACAGTTTTTACGATAATCTTTGCACTGATCAGTCGCACATTTTACTCGGTAATTTTGGGAGGACTTGTTGGAACACTGCTTGCACTTTTAGTAGGTATTTCTCAAGGGAAGAGCTATTGGAGGGTAACGAAACCAAGGAAAGAAGAGTTAAAAGAAGTTCTTAAGTATAGCGCTCCATTTGTGCCAACCATGTTGTTGTTTTGGTTGTTTAGTTCAATAGATCGAATAAGCCTAAGGCAATATAGCACATTTGTGCAGATAGGAATTTACAGTGCGGCCTTCAAGGTTGTACAAGTACTAACCTTAGTACAAAGTGGTTTTACCACATTCTGGGTACCAACAGCGTATGAAAGATACTCAAAGGATAATCAGGATACATCATTCTTTGTGAGAGCCAATGAAATGGTAAGTTTTGTTATGTTTTCGGTTGGTTTTCTTCTTTTGGGGTTTAAAGATATATTGTTTTTGTTGTTGGCAAAGTCATATAGAGAAAGTAGTATGGTGTTTCCATTCTTAGCATTCTTGCCAATAATGTATTCTATTTCTGAAACAACGGTAGTGTGGATAAACTTTAAGAAAAAAAGTTATTGGCATGTGTTGATAACGATGGTTTCCGCTTTAACAAACTACATCGGAAATACAGTATTAGTCCCGATTTACGGAGCCAGAGGTGCAGCAATATCAACCGGGGTATCGTATATTGTATTTTTCTGGATGAGGACTTTAGTTGCGATGAAGTTGCATCCGAAAGCAGGATACAATTTGAAGAAAGTTACACTGGTAACTGTTTTGATGACAACTGTTGCGTTAATTGAGACGTTTCAAAACAACGTTGCGGTGAATATGGTTTTGGGAACATTGGGGATAATAATTACGATAATTGTTTACAAAGAACCTTTTACGCTAGTAAAAAAAGAGTTTTTGGATGTTCTAAAGGCGGGACTTTTGAGGTAATCATATGAAGCCTGAGGTTAAACCAGGACTTCTGGAGATATTCTTTTGTAGGCAAACAGTTTGATTTTGCAAAGTTTTGGTATACCCCATGAATACAAAGACCACAAACAGCTCCTTACCACCCCATTCCAAGCACCCACATCGGGATACAATTTCTAACAGGCAGGTCTATATCGTCTCGGATGGCAAAATCTGCCAGTTTTGGGTTTTTGTTTGCTCCTCCGATTTCCAAGCGAATCTCGTTGAAAATTAAATCTGCTTTTATTTCGTCTTTTTCAGCCAATAGTGTTCCACGATTTTTCAATGTGAAGACATTCTGTTTCTAAGGTTCTAAGGCATTGTAAATAACAGGGTCAGCGAAGAATATCTTTGAACCTTTGGAGCTTGGCTTTTCAGCCGGTGATTTTAAGTAATTGTAATTAAACCGACTTGCGGCATTGCATAGAGAACTTGGTAGAGTTTTTGTTTGCTCATAGCCCAGTCTTTGCACATGGTCTCGACGTTAATGTTGACTATTGCTTTGACGGTTTTCAGTGAGTTTCCCAGCAAATCATACAAACATTTATGCATTTTCTAGGGAGGTTTTCTCTCAGTAAAATTTCCTTCCTACTGCTGGTTTGTAAATTGCCAGTCTGTAATTTGCCCAGACTTTCGTGATCCTAGATCGTTTTTACATTTCTCTTCTGAGCGATTTTCTTAGTATTTGCAAGTTGTCTTTGCTAGAAACACCTTTCCAAATTTTTAATGTCATTATAGATTTTGCATAATAAAGCTAGAATAACATGATATAATATAATTATCCAGGAGGTGATAGTAATGCATGAAATTGTACAGTCTTCCGCTATTATTTCAAGTAGAGGTCAGGTGCAGATTCCAGCAAAAATACGAAAGGCAATAGGTGCCCAGACGGGAGATTTGGTCATCTTCCGTATGCTTGATGATGGAACTATTCTGATGAAAATAGTGAAAAGGAAAAGACTTTCTGAGTTGTACGGCTCTTTAAAATCAGGTGTGAAGTTTTCAAGTTTGGAAGATGAGACAGAGAACACCAAAAAGATGTGGACGGCTAAGAGGGAAAGTGAGAGGATGAAGAGATGAAAAAATACTGGATTGATGCAAACATCATCCTAAGATACTTGCTCAACGATAACGATGAATTGTCACCAAAAGCAAAGCATGTAATGGATATGGCGGATAAGGGAGAAATTACACTATTAGTATCTGTGATAACCATTGCTGAGGTTGTATGGGTATTAGAATCGTTTTATGAAATTGCAAAATCCCAAATCGCAGATACTTTGTCGGTATTTGTGTCATCAAGAGGTATAGAATGTGAGGAAAGGGACAACGTGCTCTTGGCTCTTGAGGGCTCAAGTCAAGGAACGTGGATTTTATTGACGCATACCTTGCGCAACATGCTCTAAGCTCAGATGCAGATGGAGTAATAACTTTTGACAAGAAACATTTTGCAAGATTAGGCGTGAAAATATTTGAACCAGACGTTTTTCTAAAGTAGCATCGTTTCTGATAGTCAGAAAGCTCACTGGGGACGTCTGATATTGCTGTAGTTCCTACTAGCTGAAGGGCAATCGTTCTTGGTGTGTTTTTATTGGTTGTGTTGGCTTATTGAAATAATTCAATTCACTATAGGGGATATTATTGTAAAAGAAAAAGTTATACACAAACGACAAGTTCTACGAAAATCTCGAATCTTATACTATCTCCCGGAAAAATGAAAAAGAATGATGTGCTGATGATGAAAAAAATCGAGAAGTATTTCGGAAAAACAGATAGTGTTAACTTATAGTGATGAAAGAGTGTAAGTGTGAAAGAATGAGATTGATATTACCATTGTGCGTTTTCCAAAGATTCTTCACTACACAAAAACCTCGAATATGTCTCGCTAAATTCTTCTTATTCTTCAGTCCTCGCTTGAGTCGGAAAAAGTCTTTCAGCAATGAAAACTTGGATTCACACATGTTTTTACCAAATGATACTGCTTGGCCAAGAAAGCATTGAGTTATTCATCT
It encodes the following:
- a CDS encoding lipopolysaccharide biosynthesis protein; this encodes MSTRKYFKSFLSFSIGTWLRAFISIFTTPIITYLINPEEFGKSAMYATAFGVINTTVLFGTDQAFVRFFYDYEEDRKNELLWSCLLPSVFIATILSLFVLVLSDRISVVLYGQRYDFINLILVVNIYLSLFQRYNQLIVRMLKKGMLYSLIDIVAAISTTVFTIIFALISRTFYSVILGGLVGTLLALLVGISQGKSYWRVTKPRKEELKEVLKYSAPFVPTMLLFWLFSSIDRISLRQYSTFVQIGIYSAAFKVVQVLTLVQSGFTTFWVPTAYERYSKDNQDTSFFVRANEMVSFVMFSVGFLLLGFKDILFLLLAKSYRESSMVFPFLAFLPIMYSISETTVVWINFKKKSYWHVLITMVSALTNYIGNTVLVPIYGARGAAISTGVSYIVFFWMRTLVAMKLHPKAGYNLKKVTLVTVLMTTVALIETFQNNVAVNMVLGTLGIIITIIVYKEPFTLVKKEFLDVLKAGLLR
- a CDS encoding AbrB/MazE/SpoVT family DNA-binding domain-containing protein, whose translation is MHEIVQSSAIISSRGQVQIPAKIRKAIGAQTGDLVIFRMLDDGTILMKIVKRKRLSELYGSLKSGVKFSSLEDETENTKKMWTAKRESERMKR
- a CDS encoding PIN domain-containing protein → MKKYWIDANIILRYLLNDNDELSPKAKHVMDMADKGEITLLVSVITIAEVVWVLESFYEIAKSQIADTLSVFVSSRGIECEERDNVLLALEGSSQGTWILLTHTLRNML
- a CDS encoding transposase, producing the protein MCESKFSLLKDFFRLKRGLKNKKNLARHIRGFCVVKNLWKTHNGNINLILSHLHSFITIS